One segment of Xanthomonas oryzae pv. oryzae DNA contains the following:
- a CDS encoding MFS transporter: MLRLTALLLGVALLLTGSGLLGTLLAVRGDQAGFGARALGLIMSGYFAGFFVGTFFAPPLIRRIGHIRAFAFYAALAAIAVLLHPIWLNAWGWGVLRLVTGAALVGLYTVIESWLNAEPDARRRSRVFSIYMAINLSALALGQILLTIGDAGAPAMFTLTAILFCAAVMPVMTTRLIPPEVPHVSRLRLVTLYALAPVATIGAGLSGLAMGAFWGLLPVYANRIGLDSGGVAMFMLTAIVGGAVLQWPIGRISDGHDRRIGLATVSVLAAGIAIAAALPMVQTQTTVLFVLFFVYGGLAFSLYPFAVAHMLDYLPRENLLSGCSSLLLVYGVGAAIGPALAGGAMQKFGPAALPVYFAVMLLALAGFTLSRLLRFARRRPHPIAFRPMLRTTPSALELMPETQQTEAPPHTK; this comes from the coding sequence ATGTTGCGGCTGACTGCTTTATTGCTCGGCGTTGCCTTGCTGCTGACCGGCAGCGGACTACTCGGCACGCTGCTCGCCGTGCGCGGCGATCAGGCCGGCTTCGGTGCGCGCGCCTTGGGCTTGATCATGTCCGGCTACTTCGCCGGCTTCTTCGTCGGCACCTTCTTCGCGCCGCCGCTGATTCGCCGCATCGGGCATATCCGCGCATTTGCGTTTTATGCCGCGCTGGCGGCCATTGCGGTGTTGCTGCATCCGATCTGGCTGAACGCCTGGGGCTGGGGCGTGCTGCGCCTGGTGACCGGGGCGGCGCTGGTCGGTCTGTACACGGTGATCGAAAGCTGGCTCAACGCCGAGCCGGACGCGCGCCGACGCAGCCGGGTGTTTTCGATCTACATGGCGATCAATCTGTCGGCGCTGGCGCTGGGTCAGATCCTGCTCACCATCGGCGATGCGGGCGCACCGGCGATGTTTACGCTGACGGCAATCCTGTTCTGTGCAGCGGTGATGCCGGTGATGACCACGCGGCTGATCCCGCCCGAGGTGCCGCATGTATCGCGGCTGCGGTTGGTCACGTTGTATGCCTTAGCGCCGGTGGCCACGATTGGCGCCGGCCTTTCCGGCCTGGCAATGGGTGCGTTCTGGGGCTTGCTGCCGGTGTACGCCAACCGGATCGGGCTGGACTCCGGCGGCGTTGCGATGTTCATGCTCACCGCCATCGTGGGCGGCGCGGTGTTGCAGTGGCCGATCGGGCGCATCAGCGACGGGCATGACCGCCGCATCGGTCTGGCGACGGTGAGTGTCCTGGCCGCCGGCATCGCCATCGCTGCCGCGCTGCCGATGGTGCAGACGCAGACGACCGTGCTGTTCGTGCTGTTTTTTGTCTATGGCGGGTTGGCGTTTTCGCTGTATCCGTTTGCGGTGGCGCACATGCTCGATTACCTGCCGCGCGAAAACCTGCTTTCTGGCTGCAGCAGTCTGTTGCTGGTATACGGCGTCGGCGCGGCGATCGGCCCGGCGTTGGCTGGCGGTGCGATGCAGAAATTCGGCCCGGCCGCCTTACCGGTGTACTTCGCGGTGATGTTGCTGGCGCTTGCGGGTTTCACGCTATCGCGGCTGCTGCGCTTCGCCCGCCGCCGTCCCCATCCGATCGCGTTCCGCCCGATGCTGCGCACCACGCCGTCGGCCCTGGAATTGATGCCGGAAACCCAGCAGACCGAAGCGCCTCCGCACACCAAGTAA
- a CDS encoding FmdB family zinc ribbon protein → MPIYGFQCTTCGHAFDRLQKMADPDPQTCPACAAATIKRQVTAPSFRLSGSGWYETDFKSAGEKKKNLTESSSAGGDATPAAAAESKPAAKPASDPA, encoded by the coding sequence ATGCCCATCTACGGTTTCCAGTGCACCACCTGCGGCCACGCATTCGACCGCCTGCAGAAGATGGCCGACCCCGATCCGCAGACCTGCCCGGCCTGCGCCGCGGCGACGATCAAGCGTCAGGTCACCGCGCCGTCGTTCCGCCTGTCCGGCAGCGGCTGGTACGAAACCGACTTCAAGTCGGCCGGCGAGAAAAAGAAAAACCTCACCGAAAGCAGCAGCGCCGGTGGCGATGCCACACCAGCCGCAGCAGCGGAGAGCAAGCCGGCGGCCAAGCCCGCGTCCGATCCGGCATAA